A single Tenacibaculum sp. 190524A02b DNA region contains:
- a CDS encoding acyl-CoA reductase, translating to MDSIKGRIDAFLQLGNFLSQFSRKGIEQKENIAFNELFFDGFKHQLKIAEENNSWFTKENLLFATENWAKALTSENINQWIAKEKLGNNTAKNVAIIMAGNIPLVGFHDFLSVLIAGHSVIVKQSSNDQHLLPFLAKYLEYVTPELKGKITFTSEKLSGFDAVIATGSNNTARYFEYYFKDKPSIIRKNRNSVAILTGNETEQDFEYLSEDVFRYFGLGCRSVSKLFVPRNYNFDSFFKGMYNRHQIINNAKYANNYDYNKAVYLMSEFDILENGFLMIKEDASYASPIASVFYEYYDNTDDLKIKLHQDKEQIQCIVAKDFLDEEITFGQTQQPQLWDYADGVNTLAFLANL from the coding sequence ATGGATAGCATAAAAGGTAGAATAGACGCTTTTTTACAATTAGGTAACTTTTTGAGTCAGTTTTCAAGAAAAGGAATTGAACAAAAAGAAAATATAGCTTTTAATGAATTATTTTTTGATGGCTTTAAACATCAACTAAAAATAGCAGAAGAAAACAACAGTTGGTTTACTAAAGAGAATTTATTATTTGCAACAGAAAATTGGGCAAAAGCTTTAACTTCTGAAAACATAAATCAATGGATAGCTAAGGAGAAGTTAGGAAATAACACTGCTAAAAATGTGGCTATTATTATGGCTGGGAATATTCCTTTAGTTGGGTTTCATGATTTTTTGTCGGTACTAATTGCTGGACATTCAGTAATTGTAAAACAATCTTCTAACGACCAACATTTATTGCCTTTTTTAGCCAAGTATTTAGAGTATGTTACCCCAGAATTAAAAGGTAAAATAACTTTTACTAGTGAAAAGCTTTCAGGATTTGATGCAGTAATTGCTACAGGAAGTAATAATACAGCTAGGTATTTTGAATATTATTTTAAAGACAAACCTAGTATTATACGTAAAAACAGAAATTCAGTAGCTATATTAACAGGTAATGAAACTGAACAAGACTTTGAGTATTTAAGTGAAGATGTATTTCGTTATTTTGGCTTAGGATGTCGTTCTGTTTCTAAATTATTTGTTCCTAGAAATTATAATTTCGATTCTTTTTTTAAAGGAATGTATAATAGGCATCAAATAATTAACAATGCTAAATACGCTAATAACTACGACTATAACAAAGCGGTATACTTAATGAGCGAATTTGATATTTTAGAAAATGGTTTTTTAATGATTAAAGAAGATGCTAGTTACGCTTCTCCTATCGCTTCTGTTTTCTATGAATACTATGACAATACAGATGATTTAAAGATAAAATTACACCAAGACAAAGAACAAATACAATGTATTGTTGCTAAAGATTTTCTTGATGAAGAAATTACTTTTGGTCAAACCCAACAACCACAATTATGGGATTATGCTGATGGTGTAAATACCTTAGCTTTTTTAGCTAATTTATAA
- the serC gene encoding 3-phosphoserine/phosphohydroxythreonine transaminase, which produces MKKHNFSAGPCILPESVLQKASEAVINFNNDNLSLIEISHRSKPFVDVIEKARSLALELLGLENKGYKALFLQGGASSQFLMTAYNLLNKKAAYLNTGTWSSKAIKEAKLFGELIEVASSEDKNFNYIPKEYAVPTDVDYFHCTSNNTIYGTQMKSFPEISVPLICDMSSDIFSRQLDFSKFDLIYAGAQKNMGPAGTTLIVVKEAILGNVERAIPSMLNYQVHIDKDSMFNTPSVFAVYVSMLTLDWLKNLGGISFIEKVNEQKASLLYKEIDRNPLFQGNVATEDRSFMNATFKLTNPDLTNKFDSLWKEANINGLNGHRSVGGYRASMYNALPLYSVQALVDVMQELERKA; this is translated from the coding sequence ATGAAAAAACATAATTTTAGCGCAGGCCCTTGTATTTTACCTGAAAGCGTATTACAAAAAGCTTCTGAAGCTGTTATAAATTTTAATAATGATAATTTATCATTAATTGAAATATCACATAGAAGTAAACCTTTTGTTGATGTTATTGAGAAAGCCAGAAGTTTAGCACTTGAGTTATTAGGCCTGGAAAATAAAGGCTACAAGGCTTTATTTTTACAAGGAGGAGCCAGCTCACAGTTTTTAATGACTGCTTATAATCTATTAAACAAAAAAGCAGCCTACTTAAACACGGGAACTTGGAGTAGTAAAGCGATTAAAGAAGCTAAACTATTTGGTGAATTAATTGAAGTAGCCTCTTCTGAAGATAAAAACTTCAACTACATTCCTAAAGAGTATGCAGTGCCAACAGATGTGGATTATTTTCATTGTACTAGTAATAATACCATTTACGGTACACAAATGAAAAGTTTTCCAGAAATTTCTGTTCCTTTAATTTGTGATATGAGTTCAGATATATTTTCTCGTCAACTAGATTTTTCTAAGTTCGATTTGATTTATGCTGGAGCTCAAAAAAATATGGGGCCAGCAGGAACTACACTGATTGTTGTTAAAGAAGCTATTTTAGGTAATGTAGAACGTGCCATTCCATCTATGTTAAACTATCAGGTACATATTGATAAAGATAGTATGTTTAATACGCCTTCTGTTTTTGCTGTGTATGTATCTATGCTTACATTAGATTGGTTAAAAAACTTAGGCGGAATTTCTTTTATTGAAAAAGTAAATGAGCAAAAGGCCAGTTTATTATACAAGGAAATAGATCGAAACCCTCTTTTTCAAGGAAATGTGGCTACAGAAGATAGAAGCTTTATGAATGCTACTTTTAAGTTAACCAACCCAGATTTAACCAATAAATTTGATTCGTTATGGAAAGAAGCTAACATTAACGGATTAAACGGTCATAGAAGTGTTGGGGGCTATAGAGCAAGTATGTATAATGCATTACCTTTGTACAGTGTACAAGCATTAGTAGATGTAATGCAAGAATTGGAAAGAAAGGCTTAA
- a CDS encoding NAD(P)-dependent oxidoreductase, which translates to MKILANDGISNNAKETLEKNGFEVVTTKVAQEQLENFINEEHIDAILVKNNTQVRQELIEVCPSIKLIGCGNPDMDNIDADFAKENGVHVINTTDATANAIAELVFAHLFGMVRYLHQANRDMPLEGDIRFNSMQKQFSQGIELRGKTLGIIGNEPSANEVARIALGIGMKVVFSGDYTEERNISVAFHNDQFIDIQVETEPFKEVLSSADFVSLHLPQQEGYVIGNEQLKVMKDGVGIVNTCYGGAIDEVAIVKAIETGKVKYVGLDVFENEPTPEIQLLMNPELSFTPRIAPSTIEAKQKIDVDLAKQIIELLSE; encoded by the coding sequence ATGAAGATATTAGCGAACGATGGAATTTCTAACAATGCCAAAGAAACTCTTGAAAAAAATGGTTTTGAAGTAGTAACTACTAAAGTTGCTCAGGAACAATTAGAAAACTTCATTAATGAAGAGCATATAGACGCTATACTTGTGAAAAACAACACACAAGTTCGTCAAGAACTTATTGAAGTTTGTCCTAGTATTAAATTAATAGGATGTGGTAATCCTGACATGGATAACATTGATGCAGATTTTGCTAAAGAAAACGGTGTACATGTTATCAATACTACTGATGCAACTGCCAATGCTATTGCTGAGCTAGTATTTGCCCACCTTTTTGGTATGGTTCGTTATTTACACCAAGCAAACAGAGATATGCCTTTAGAAGGAGATATTCGTTTTAACAGCATGCAAAAACAATTTTCTCAAGGTATAGAACTGCGTGGAAAAACGTTAGGAATTATTGGTAATGAACCTTCTGCTAATGAAGTAGCTAGAATTGCATTAGGTATTGGAATGAAAGTTGTTTTTTCTGGTGATTACACAGAAGAAAGAAATATTTCCGTAGCTTTCCACAACGATCAATTTATAGACATTCAGGTAGAAACAGAACCTTTTAAAGAAGTGTTATCTAGTGCTGATTTTGTTAGTTTGCATTTACCTCAACAAGAAGGATATGTAATAGGAAATGAACAATTAAAAGTAATGAAAGACGGTGTTGGAATTGTAAATACTTGTTATGGTGGTGCTATAGACGAAGTAGCTATTGTAAAAGCTATTGAAACAGGTAAGGTTAAATATGTTGGTTTAGATGTATTTGAAAATGAACCAACTCCAGAAATTCAATTATTAATGAATCCTGAGTTATCTTTTACTCCACGTATTGCTCCTTCTACTATTGAAGCTAAACAAAAGATAGACGTAGACTTAGCTAAACAAATTATAGAATTACTTTCTGAATAA